Proteins encoded in a region of the Apilactobacillus apisilvae genome:
- a CDS encoding YibE/F family protein, whose translation MLKNLQKIPLKMITLFILFGILLMVFVSHDDFLYHQPIIRVDSAKVVNTTKNSDSFQNTDYSYQQKIYGTIVNGKYNGEKISLNNTYTKSGAMDHKYSVGQHAFVILHKNCSLNATIKDYKRDVPIVFLLYLVIALLCIFLKFAGLTAVGSIIVNTILFMLAIYLDGFNNGNNVLLIFSLLSIVFSAVTLWMVIGINKQMLVTLVSTVLCTTLSIIVSLIVFKFTHEKGIFYESMQYVTQPPRPLFLASTIIGSLGAVMDESTDIISSLFALKMERPQISKKQLFLSGRNIGKSIMGPLINVLFFIFMGETLAMTLLFLKNGNSWGYSFSMNMSLGMVQSLISGIGIVLAIPVASALTSLIAEEAKK comes from the coding sequence ATGCTAAAAAATTTACAAAAAATTCCATTAAAGATGATTACTTTATTCATTTTATTTGGAATATTATTAATGGTTTTTGTTAGTCATGACGACTTCTTGTATCATCAACCGATCATAAGAGTCGATAGTGCAAAAGTTGTTAATACCACTAAAAATAGTGATAGTTTTCAAAACACAGACTATAGTTACCAACAAAAAATTTATGGAACCATTGTTAATGGAAAATATAACGGTGAAAAAATATCTTTAAATAATACTTATACTAAATCTGGTGCAATGGACCATAAATATTCTGTGGGTCAGCATGCATTTGTAATATTACATAAAAATTGTAGCTTAAACGCTACAATTAAGGATTATAAAAGGGATGTACCGATTGTATTTTTGCTTTATTTAGTAATTGCATTGTTATGTATTTTCTTAAAATTTGCTGGATTAACTGCAGTAGGCAGTATCATTGTTAATACAATTTTGTTCATGCTGGCCATTTATTTAGATGGTTTTAATAATGGAAATAATGTTCTTTTGATTTTTAGTTTATTATCAATTGTTTTCTCGGCAGTGACATTGTGGATGGTCATTGGAATTAATAAGCAAATGTTGGTTACTCTAGTTTCTACGGTTTTATGTACTACTTTATCGATTATCGTAAGCTTGATTGTATTTAAATTTACGCATGAAAAAGGTATTTTTTATGAATCAATGCAGTACGTTACTCAACCACCCAGACCGTTATTCTTAGCGTCGACAATTATTGGTTCATTGGGAGCGGTAATGGATGAATCAACTGACATTATTTCGTCTTTATTTGCTTTAAAGATGGAGCGACCACAAATTTCTAAAAAACAATTGTTTTTATCAGGTCGTAATATTGGCAAATCGATTATGGGACCTTTAATCAATGTCTTATTTTTTATTTTTATGGGTGAAACTTTGGCAATGACATTATTATTCTTAAAAAATGGTAATAGTTGGGGTTATTCTTTCTCAATGAATATGTCACTTGGGATGGTTCAAAGTCTTATTAGTGGAATTGGTATTGTGTTAGCCATTCCAGTTGCTAGCGCATTGACTAGTCTAATTGCTGAGGAGGCTAAAAAATGA
- a CDS encoding YibE/F family protein — MSAIVVLGLVLFVLMILVGGKQGLESFLSLLFNFGFLFFAIVLITFHFPPIIVTLVTGIIVLALTIFLSGTNDSTSSLAFLASILVLFILVLLIVPVEHWAQVQGFGLEDSDDLEGMSILIGINFIKIEIATAILSTLGAIAEATMAIASGLDEIKEQHPEIKPSRLLFDGIYVGKQIIGTTLNTLFFGLFGGSLSLFVWFHSLNYSFGDILNDKVFDAQFIVILFSLIGVILTIPITSIVIAEKWRKDKK, encoded by the coding sequence ATGAGTGCAATTGTTGTCTTGGGATTAGTTTTATTTGTATTAATGATTTTAGTTGGTGGTAAACAGGGACTAGAGTCGTTTTTAAGTTTGCTATTTAATTTTGGCTTTTTATTTTTCGCAATTGTTTTAATTACATTTCATTTTCCACCAATAATTGTGACTTTAGTTACTGGAATAATTGTTTTAGCACTTACTATTTTTTTAAGTGGGACTAATGATAGTACTAGTAGTTTAGCTTTTCTTGCTTCTATTTTAGTGTTGTTCATTTTAGTTTTGCTGATTGTTCCAGTTGAACATTGGGCTCAAGTTCAAGGATTTGGATTGGAAGATAGTGATGATTTAGAAGGAATGTCGATTTTAATTGGCATTAATTTTATAAAAATCGAAATTGCAACAGCTATTTTAAGCACATTAGGTGCAATTGCTGAAGCAACCATGGCGATTGCATCTGGATTGGATGAAATTAAGGAACAACATCCAGAAATAAAACCTAGTCGCTTATTGTTTGATGGGATTTACGTTGGAAAACAAATTATTGGGACCACACTAAACACATTATTTTTTGGACTTTTTGGTGGTTCGTTATCGCTCTTTGTGTGGTTTCATAGTTTAAATTATTCTTTTGGTGATATTTTGAATGATAAGGTTTTTGATGCCCAATTTATTGTAATTTTATTTTCTCTAATTGGAGTTATTTTAACTATTCCAATTACTTCAATTGTAATCGCTGAAAAATGGCGAAAAGATAAAAAATAG
- a CDS encoding quaternary amine ABC transporter ATP-binding protein translates to MTKKVEVKHLTKIFGRHIGRAQEMINNGESKDEVLAKTNSVVGVHDANFDVNDNEIFVIMGLSGSGKSTLIRMLNRLYEPTNGEIILDGQNVTDFDKKQLREFRRKKMSMVFQNFALFPNRTILDNAAYGLEIQGVDKETRNKKAHECLELVGLHGYDDRYPNELSGGQQQRVGLARGLANDPEILLMDEAFSALDPLNRKEMQDELLELQSHLKKTIIFISHDLNEALRIGDRIMIMRDGEIVQIGGPEDILQHPKNEYVEKFIEGVDRTKILTASRVMIRPNVVNIEKDGPRTALRLMQHNEISSAYVVDSNHHFKGLVDAKGVINLIENDKRDLNEILNTNVPTTSPDTPIKSILTDISKTSVPFSVIDKEGRLLGIILRSSVLEAISGNEVANNG, encoded by the coding sequence ATGACCAAAAAAGTTGAAGTTAAACACCTCACTAAAATTTTCGGTCGTCATATTGGTCGCGCCCAAGAAATGATCAATAATGGAGAATCCAAAGATGAAGTTTTGGCTAAAACTAACAGCGTTGTTGGTGTTCATGATGCCAACTTTGATGTTAACGATAATGAAATCTTTGTTATTATGGGACTATCAGGAAGTGGTAAGTCTACATTGATTCGAATGCTTAATCGTTTGTATGAACCAACCAATGGTGAAATTATTTTGGATGGTCAAAACGTTACCGATTTCGACAAAAAACAATTACGTGAATTCAGACGTAAGAAAATGAGTATGGTTTTCCAAAACTTTGCATTATTCCCTAACCGCACTATATTGGATAATGCAGCTTATGGTTTAGAAATCCAAGGTGTTGATAAAGAAACTCGTAACAAAAAGGCTCATGAATGTCTAGAACTAGTTGGACTACATGGTTATGATGATCGTTACCCTAACGAATTATCAGGAGGTCAACAACAACGTGTTGGTCTAGCTCGTGGTTTAGCTAACGATCCAGAAATTCTACTAATGGATGAAGCTTTCTCTGCATTGGATCCACTTAATAGAAAAGAAATGCAAGATGAATTACTTGAACTACAATCACATTTAAAGAAAACTATCATTTTCATTTCACATGATTTAAATGAAGCTTTACGTATCGGTGATCGTATTATGATTATGCGTGATGGTGAAATCGTTCAAATCGGTGGACCTGAAGATATTCTACAACATCCTAAAAATGAATATGTTGAAAAATTCATTGAAGGTGTTGATCGTACTAAGATCCTTACCGCTAGCCGTGTAATGATTCGCCCTAACGTTGTAAATATTGAAAAGGATGGTCCAAGAACTGCATTGAGATTAATGCAACACAATGAAATTTCAAGTGCTTATGTTGTTGATTCTAACCATCACTTCAAAGGTTTAGTTGATGCTAAAGGCGTTATTAACTTAATCGAAAATGATAAACGTGATTTAAATGAAATTTTAAATACAAACGTTCCAACTACATCTCCTGATACTCCTATCAAGTCAATCTTGACTGATATTTCTAAGACTTCCGTTCCTTTCTCAGTTATTGATAAAGAAGGTCGTCTATTAGGAATTATCTTAAGAAGTTCTGTACTTGAAGCAATTTCTGGAAATGAGGTGGCTAATAATGGCTAA
- a CDS encoding S9 family peptidase, whose protein sequence is MKKINDGDIYDLYSLTQLNSDKFFVKNGIDKFENSYTAKIYHLDNHLNSTPITDESFSLSPIKINDELYYLNKINGNMQLVRRSLTNHDKKILTSNGNVSDLLSSKNKQKLFFKVTRTKVEPKFEAKKFPQVRYINCLDNRNDGFGWKDHQTVYILYEMDVATGDFQILKTTKHNFNILDINQDGTSLMFSQNIYSLNKSISRVYKLNLVSMKENLITPTDGNFNEAIFAPDNNNALLVGNNNEYGSGTVFDLYVYNFIDEKMNNLTSCIDDIEVSYNGGLATDFVQNRSNKGVKWINNDYYLFHATSHGRSQIYLGFKDDIKKIYDDETEIYDFSILNENQLLLSVSSQSSPNKLLLFNIKEDKQQLVYNPNKLYEQKHDFVLPKSFSTISEDKKFNIHGWCLFPETNKTKVPVILYIHGGPHETYGDSFFYEFQYLASHGFAVLFMNPRGSSSYGQTFEKASMGRVGKEDYSDILTGLNYSMKKFDNLDKDNIFIAGGSYGGFMASWIISHTDKFKAAIVQRPIVDWHSFYGTSDIGVRFSRNELGADMDDEGVNFYWDASPLKYAKNIKTPTRIQHGEWDMRCPVNQSEALFQAIKRNDIEADYIRYPQSFHGFSRNGLPNLRVQRINDIYNWFNNHVN, encoded by the coding sequence ATGAAGAAGATTAATGATGGTGATATTTATGACTTGTATTCGCTAACGCAACTTAACTCTGACAAGTTTTTTGTGAAGAATGGAATAGATAAATTTGAAAATTCATATACTGCAAAAATATATCATCTTGATAACCATTTAAATTCAACACCAATTACAGATGAATCTTTTAGTTTATCGCCAATTAAAATTAATGATGAACTTTATTATTTAAATAAAATTAATGGTAATATGCAACTGGTGAGAAGATCATTAACTAATCACGATAAAAAAATATTAACTAGTAATGGTAATGTCAGTGATTTATTATCTTCTAAAAATAAACAAAAACTATTTTTTAAAGTAACTAGGACTAAAGTTGAGCCTAAATTTGAAGCCAAAAAGTTTCCACAAGTTCGATATATTAATTGTTTAGATAATCGCAATGATGGCTTTGGTTGGAAAGATCATCAAACAGTTTATATTCTATACGAAATGGATGTAGCTACTGGTGATTTTCAAATATTAAAAACAACGAAGCACAATTTTAATATTTTAGACATTAATCAAGATGGAACCTCACTAATGTTTAGCCAAAATATCTATTCACTTAATAAAAGCATTTCCAGAGTTTACAAGTTAAACTTAGTTAGTATGAAAGAAAATCTTATAACGCCAACCGATGGCAATTTTAATGAGGCCATTTTTGCTCCCGACAACAATAACGCATTGCTAGTTGGTAATAATAATGAATATGGTAGTGGGACCGTTTTTGATTTATATGTATATAATTTCATTGATGAAAAAATGAATAATTTAACTAGTTGTATTGATGATATCGAAGTTAGTTATAATGGCGGCTTAGCAACTGATTTTGTTCAAAATCGTAGTAATAAAGGGGTTAAATGGATAAATAACGATTATTATTTATTTCACGCTACTTCTCATGGTCGCAGTCAAATTTATCTTGGTTTCAAAGATGATATTAAAAAGATATATGATGATGAAACTGAAATATATGATTTTAGTATTTTAAATGAAAATCAGTTATTATTAAGTGTTTCCTCACAATCTTCTCCTAATAAACTATTGTTATTTAATATCAAAGAAGATAAACAACAATTAGTTTATAATCCAAATAAATTGTATGAGCAAAAGCATGATTTTGTATTGCCAAAGTCTTTTTCGACAATTTCTGAAGATAAGAAATTTAATATACATGGCTGGTGTTTATTTCCAGAAACTAACAAAACAAAAGTGCCAGTTATTTTATATATTCATGGGGGACCTCATGAAACTTATGGCGATAGCTTTTTTTATGAATTTCAATATTTAGCTAGTCATGGTTTTGCAGTTTTATTCATGAATCCACGAGGCTCCAGTAGCTATGGTCAAACTTTTGAAAAAGCTTCAATGGGTAGAGTTGGGAAAGAAGATTATTCTGACATACTTACAGGATTGAATTATTCAATGAAAAAATTTGATAATTTAGATAAGGATAATATTTTTATAGCCGGGGGATCTTATGGTGGCTTTATGGCTAGTTGGATTATCTCTCATACTGATAAATTTAAAGCTGCAATTGTACAAAGACCAATTGTCGATTGGCATTCATTTTATGGAACTTCTGATATTGGAGTTCGTTTTTCCAGGAATGAGTTAGGAGCAGATATGGATGATGAGGGGGTTAACTTTTATTGGGATGCTTCTCCCTTAAAATACGCTAAAAATATTAAAACACCCACCAGAATTCAACATGGTGAATGGGATATGCGTTGTCCTGTAAATCAAAGTGAAGCCTTATTTCAAGCGATTAAGCGTAATGATATTGAGGCTGATTATATTAGGTACCCACAATCTTTTCATGGATTTTCCAGAAATGGTTTGCCTAACTTGAGAGTTCAAAGAATTAATGACATTTACAATTGGTTTAACAATCATGTTAATTAG
- a CDS encoding glycine betaine ABC transporter substrate-binding protein — translation MRKRFKFVLGTLSMFLLATVLTACSSATSPYNSHKKLGPQINYTITGIDAGAGIMASTQKALSEYPLAQNKWQLQTSSTAAMTSTLGKAIKYKQPIVVTGWQPHWMFKKFPIKFLKDPKNVYGKSEQIHTIAREGLKKDNPGAYQLLKQFHWTPAQMSDVMLQTNDGVDPKKAADDFINKNPKLVAEWTKGVPKGNGKPIKLTYVAWDSEIASTNVMAELLNKMGYKATIQALEMQPMFASIATNAADASLAAWLPNTAGLYMKQYKGKIDDVTTNLNGAKVGLAVPKYMKNINSIDDLINK, via the coding sequence ATGAGAAAGAGATTTAAATTTGTTCTTGGAACTTTATCCATGTTCCTACTTGCGACAGTCTTAACTGCCTGCAGTAGTGCAACTTCACCTTATAATTCTCATAAGAAGTTAGGACCTCAAATCAACTATACAATTACTGGAATTGATGCTGGTGCTGGTATTATGGCTTCCACTCAAAAAGCATTAAGTGAATATCCATTAGCACAAAATAAGTGGCAACTACAAACTAGTTCTACTGCCGCAATGACAAGTACACTAGGTAAAGCTATCAAGTACAAGCAACCAATTGTTGTAACTGGATGGCAACCACACTGGATGTTCAAAAAATTCCCTATTAAGTTCTTAAAAGATCCTAAGAATGTATATGGTAAATCTGAACAAATTCATACAATTGCAAGAGAAGGATTAAAGAAAGATAATCCTGGTGCTTATCAATTGCTAAAACAATTCCACTGGACACCTGCTCAAATGTCTGACGTTATGTTACAAACTAACGATGGTGTTGATCCTAAAAAAGCTGCTGATGATTTCATTAATAAGAATCCAAAATTAGTTGCTGAATGGACTAAAGGTGTTCCAAAAGGTAATGGTAAGCCTATCAAATTAACTTATGTTGCTTGGGATTCAGAAATTGCATCAACAAATGTTATGGCTGAATTACTAAACAAGATGGGATATAAAGCGACAATTCAAGCACTAGAAATGCAACCAATGTTTGCTTCAATTGCTACTAATGCAGCTGATGCTTCATTGGCCGCATGGTTACCTAACACTGCTGGCCTTTATATGAAACAATATAAGGGTAAAATTGACGATGTTACTACCAATCTAAATGGTGCTAAAGTTGGTTTAGCAGTTCCAAAATATATGAAAAATATTAATTCAATCGACGATTTAATTAATAAGTAG
- a CDS encoding ABC transporter permease codes for MANLFALNMTQIPLADWINKFVNWLTQFVGFFNGITNFIGGIINGFQAVFDILPIWLFIILVLGITYWALHDSKHWGLMLFELLGLLLIWNQGYWRDMTQTLTLVLTSSLIIVIIGIPLGIWMAKSSTVNLIVKPILDFMQTMPAFVYLIPAVSLFGIGMVPGVIASVIFSLPPVVRMTALGIQQVPEDLVEAADSFGSTSWQKLMKVELPIAKSTLMSGVNQGMMLALSMVVIASMIGATGLGAQVYFAVGRNNAGSGFAAGFAIVILAIILDRITQAFNKSKSSSK; via the coding sequence ATGGCTAATTTATTCGCTTTAAATATGACACAAATTCCTTTAGCCGATTGGATTAATAAGTTTGTTAACTGGTTAACTCAATTTGTTGGCTTCTTTAATGGAATCACTAACTTTATTGGTGGAATTATTAATGGTTTCCAAGCTGTTTTCGATATCTTACCAATTTGGCTATTTATTATTTTAGTTCTTGGTATTACCTACTGGGCTCTTCATGATAGCAAGCACTGGGGATTAATGCTTTTTGAACTATTAGGTTTATTATTAATTTGGAACCAAGGTTACTGGCGTGATATGACACAAACTTTAACTTTAGTTTTAACTTCGAGTTTAATTATTGTTATCATTGGAATTCCTTTAGGTATCTGGATGGCTAAAAGTAGTACAGTTAACTTAATTGTTAAACCAATTTTAGACTTTATGCAAACAATGCCAGCCTTTGTTTACCTAATTCCAGCTGTATCACTATTCGGAATTGGAATGGTTCCTGGTGTTATTGCATCAGTTATTTTCTCACTACCTCCAGTGGTTAGAATGACTGCTTTAGGGATTCAACAAGTTCCTGAAGACTTAGTTGAAGCTGCTGATTCATTTGGTTCAACTAGTTGGCAAAAGCTAATGAAAGTTGAATTACCAATTGCTAAAAGTACATTAATGTCTGGTGTAAACCAAGGTATGATGTTAGCCCTATCAATGGTAGTTATTGCTTCTATGATTGGTGCTACTGGTCTAGGTGCTCAAGTTTACTTCGCTGTTGGTAGAAACAATGCTGGATCTGGATTTGCTGCTGGTTTCGCAATCGTTATCTTAGCAATTATCTTAGACCGTATCACACAAGCATTTAACAAAAGCAAAAGTAGTTCAAAATAG